The region GCAAACGCATTACTCAGGTGCCCGCTGTAGACGGGGCCATTATTCGGCTGGCGCGGTCGGGGCCGAATATTCAAATTCGCATGGGGACAGAGGCCCTTAACACCGTCCCCGATGTATCCAGCGATCGCCCCCTAGGTGATGATCCCCTAGACGATCAGCTAACGGATGCTGAAACCCGAGAGACCACCGGCGGCATGGTGAACCTATCCTCCGTAGACGACGACGAGGAAATGGGGATCCGAGGGCGATCGCGCCGAGGCACCATCCCGGTTCCGCCTCATCTACAGCTCACCCCGGATGCCCCCACCGTCATCCAAAGTTTTGAAAAAGATCCTATGGCGGCGTCTACCGTGGCGGCTACGCGTCTTAGGCATCCTCTCACAGATATCCCTTCTCCCGGTATCGCTAACACCACGTCAGCCGAAGAGCCTACCCATGTCATCCACACCGTCGATACCTATCAAATGACCCAAGTGCTAGGGCAGGGTGATGTGGGCATCACCTATCTCGCCTGGCAGAAGGGACAGTATTTTGCAGTCAAAACCCTCAATGCTGATTGGATTGGCAACGTCAAGGCTAATGCTGCCTTGGAGTATGAAGGCGAGATCCTTCACCAGCTTGATCATCCCCAATTACCCCGCTGGGTCAACTATTTTTCCATCGGCATTCAGCCCTACCTCGTGATGCAACTGATGCCCGGCGACAAGCTGTCCCAATGCATTAGCTCCCACGGGCCAGTGTCTCTTGCCCAAGCGATCGCTTGGATCCTAGAGGTTTGTGATGTGCTGTCCTACCTCCATCAGTTCACGCCGCCGATCCTGCATCGGGGCATTCGTCCCAGCAGCCTGATTCGACCTCCCCAAGGCAAGCTTGCCCTCGTTGATTTTGGCATGGTCAAAACCCTAGCTCTAGGGCAAAGTATTCCTGCAGGGCGAACTGCCTACACCGCTCCTGAGCAGCTTGATATGGGGGCTACACCAGCGGTTGATCTCTATGCCCTAGGGCCCAGCCTAGCCTATTTGGTGACCGGACATAACCCGGTCTC is a window of Candidatus Obscuribacterales bacterium DNA encoding:
- a CDS encoding FHA domain-containing protein, producing the protein MITLFLLQPLKQIPAQIWTFENESVIRIGRSTDNHVVLYSAVVSRHHVELRRTGDNWEIVNLGTNGTYLDGKRITQVPAVDGAIIRLARSGPNIQIRMGTEALNTVPDVSSDRPLGDDPLDDQLTDAETRETTGGMVNLSSVDDDEEMGIRGRSRRGTIPVPPHLQLTPDAPTVIQSFEKDPMAASTVAATRLRHPLTDIPSPGIANTTSAEEPTHVIHTVDTYQMTQVLGQGDVGITYLAWQKGQYFAVKTLNADWIGNVKANAALEYEGEILHQLDHPQLPRWVNYFSIGIQPYLVMQLMPGDKLSQCISSHGPVSLAQAIAWILEVCDVLSYLHQFTPPILHRGIRPSSLIRPPQGKLALVDFGMVKTLALGQSIPAGRTAYTAPEQLDMGATPAVDLYALGPSLAYLVTGHNPVSFYGDRDQGYRFYADAVPGLHPELASVLDKLTDPNPDARYQSAHDLANDLRALPVV